The DNA region GTAAATGCGGCCGATATTGCCCATCATGTAGGCGAGTTTCTGTTTGTCGTCAAGTTTCCTGGCGATGGCAACAGCATCCATGAGCAGGGCCACGGCGTTGCGATAGTCGCACTTCTGGAAGAGAAGTCCGGCCAGGAGGTTGAGGGCATCACTCTGTCCCGGGAGATTGTCGTTGCGCCTGAAGATCGATTCCGCATCGCGCCACGCTTTTTCCGCCTCCTTGAGTTCACCCAGATCGCGGAGGATCCGGCCGATGGTCACGCAGATGTCGGCCATCAGCGAGGTATCGCCGTCCTGGGCCGCCATGGCCTGTGCGCGACGGGCCAGGCGGAGAGCAATCGGGAGATGAGTCAGTGAGGCGTGTGCCTTGGCGGCGGCATGCAGGATCGCTCCAGCCTCGGTGCCACGGCATGATTCGAGAGCACTCTGGTGCATCTCGAAGCATGCAACGGCGCCGTGAAAGTCCCGCCGCTGGAGCAAGGCCATCAGTTCATGATGAATGCGCTCGCCTTGGCCGGATTTCTGGCTATGTGTATCCTGTATTTTCATCGTTCAGTTACCTGCTCCTGTTGAGTGCCCCGAACCATTCGATGCTGCGCCCGTGGTGCCGAGGTTTGACGGCAGCGACGAGGGCTGCTCCGTCGCCGGCACTGTTTTCGATTCGGGCAGAAGTCCCGGCAGAATGAAGCGATAGAAGAACAGGTCGATCAGCAGGTGGCCGGTGATGCGGGGTTGGGAAACGCTCGTGGAACCACTGCTGCTGATGTCGCCAATCGGCTCGGTGTAACCGTTGCCGCCCCAGGGGTGGTCATCACCCGGTTCAGTGCGGGCCAGGCCGTGCCGGCCGTACGGGCTGCTCACCGACCAGGTGGTGGTCGCGATGCCCAGCACTACCAGCAGAACCAGTGCTGCGAGGGTACGAATCCTTGTCATCGAAATACTCCTTGGTAAAAGGTTGTGCATATGTATAGCTCTCTTGTCGTGCAGATGGCGATGCGTGAGGAGGTGAGGGGGAAATTGCTTGTCACAGTTCCCTCTATAGTTAATATAGACTTGCTGACTCTCTCTGTCAAGTGGATTTCGCAAATGCTGCGCCGGACTCGGCACACTGACCGTCGCAGTTCCGCGTTGACCCCAGTCGAGGAGCGCAATATCTTCGTCAGTACAGGACGCAGACCGAATGACACAATTAGCTGCAATGGACCGCGACATTGACCTCAAACGGGCAGTGGCCCTGATTTTGATAGCGAGCTTCCTGTTCGCAACCGTATTAGTGGCGATCGGACGTCCTCTGCCCGCACTCGCCCTTCTGACGGCACCGGCTGTCGCATATTTGTACGCATCGCCGCGCGCCTGTTTTTACATTTTTCTTGTCAGTATTGGCTTCCATCTGCCCTATTTCATAGGGACTTTTGCCCTTTGGCCGTTCGATATCGCCTTAGTGGTGCTGTTTTCCGCGATCCTACTGGACTTTCTGTTACACCGGCAGACCGATATCCGTCGCACCGAGTACGATCTGGCGTTCTTTTTCCTCATTGGCGCCACCTGGCTGTCGGCCCTGTTCGCTTTCGACCGATCCCAGGCGATCGTGCCCTCGTTTCGTATCATGGCAATCTACATTGCGTTCCGGGCGGTTTTCAAGATGTCTTCCGAGATCGGTGTGAGAAAAATAGTTCTATTCTATATCTGGCAGGTGTTCGCGCTGTCAGTGGTAAATATTTTCCTATTCCTGATGGCTGGCGGCAAAGAGCGCGTCTTTGGTCCATCGTGGCTGGCGTTTGAAAACTACAGCATGACGGCGGTGCCGATGGCACTCGCCTTTTTTATCTGGGCGGACTCCACGCGGGAAAGACTCATGTATGCCCTCGTTGCGATCGTCATTCTGTTTGCGGTGGCAGCATCCGGTTCCCGCGGCTCAATGCTGGCCATAGCGCTGGCGCTGCCGGTTCTGGTGATCGCAGCCCGGTGGAAGGCGTGTCGCGAAGGGAACCGGGGAGCAGTTCAGGCCGCCAATAGGATCATCGTCGTAGCTGGAGTCGGCGTTGCTCTGGTACTGTTTCTTGGAACAGTGCTCTTCGGCGGGTTTCTCGAACGAGTTGGTGAGTTAGTTGACTC from Candidatus Zixiibacteriota bacterium includes:
- a CDS encoding O-antigen ligase family protein, giving the protein MTQLAAMDRDIDLKRAVALILIASFLFATVLVAIGRPLPALALLTAPAVAYLYASPRACFYIFLVSIGFHLPYFIGTFALWPFDIALVVLFSAILLDFLLHRQTDIRRTEYDLAFFFLIGATWLSALFAFDRSQAIVPSFRIMAIYIAFRAVFKMSSEIGVRKIVLFYIWQVFALSVVNIFLFLMAGGKERVFGPSWLAFENYSMTAVPMALAFFIWADSTRERLMYALVAIVILFAVAASGSRGSMLAIALALPVLVIAARWKACREGNRGAVQAANRIIVVAGVGVALVLFLGTVLFGGFLERVGELVDSFTRPQGTIALRLVLWKAAIEGFLTSPLVGIGIGNYTSVDQIIPAIKAEPVWYYIRGMTAHNVVLHYLAETGIIGAAALLTLAGTGLATAHRRFRPAMGNRDTQVTAALFIMMVVFVMSLFFMRAWTWSQEGYVLAIIFGLNAASGWGCPGDSSQTCPD